A stretch of Brachyhypopomus gauderio isolate BG-103 chromosome 3, BGAUD_0.2, whole genome shotgun sequence DNA encodes these proteins:
- the LOC143509695 gene encoding uncharacterized protein LOC143509695, translating into MCAPPGFRDFSYEGHFPTEGLTNMRKRRAESELIWEGEKKKRVRSLNGADRRNQAVQRAASPPSSPASTGPTAQRRRKRPISSDHHGSEDEVSSTGTPPWSGSDPADVHRPAGGARHPAGPHDALSKRPKTEGTTVHLTKVVPADDVGDGELGAFNSFQFWRTPLPQLDLSLLDGQSTAEITSSSSVKDPTEAMET; encoded by the exons ATGTGCGCGCCGCCGGGGTTTCGGGATTTTAGCTACGAGGGACACTTCCCAACTGAAGGTCTTACTAATATGAGGAAGCGGAGGGCCGAGAGCGAATTGATCTGGGAGGGTGAGAAGAAGAAACGCGTCCGCTCCCTCAACGGCGCAGACAGGCGGAACCAGGCGGTCCAGCGCGCCGCGTCGCCTCCGTCCTCCCCCGCCTCGACCGGACCAACCGCACAGCGTCGCAGAAAGAGGCCGATCTCCTCGGACCACCACGGGTCGGAGGACGAGGTCTCGTCCACGGGGACCCCGCCGTGGAGCGGTTCCGACCCGGCGGACGTGCACCGTCCTGCAGGCGGAGCGCGGCATCCGGCAGGTCCGCACGACGCGCTTTCCAAACGGCCCAAAACGGAGGGCACGACCGTGCACCTCACCAAG GTGgtgcccgccgatgacgtcggtGACGGGGAGCTTGGCGCCTTCAACTCCTTCCAGTTCTGGAGGACTCCTCTTCCCCAGTTAGACCTCTCTCTCCTGGACGGCCAGTCCACAGCTGAGATCACCAGCAGCTCTTCTGTCAAAGACCCCACCGAAGCCATGGAGACATGA
- the carnmt1 gene encoding carnosine N-methyltransferase translates to MADSMGDTADRNEEEKYSNRERNKCSPEEEARLERQHFWKVIDAFRFYRTHIHERVSRTERQFRSLPQRHQRLLSGFLPKLAKIRHCVDQNHEILQAIVRNCTHMFENMEYGEDDNARKVVPTSTFDMDKLKSTIKQFVRDWSEEGKAERDTCYKPLIEEIQRQFPPDQCDVSKVSVLVPGAGLGRLAWEVARLGYSCQGNEWSFFMLFSSHFVLNRCDKENALTLYPWVHQFSNNKMSTDQTRPVFFPDINPQSLPLDSDFSMTAGDFLEVYTNPNIWDCVTTCFFIDTAHNILDYIETIWNILKPGGVWINLGPLLYHFENMANELSIELSYEEIKDAILKCGFQLEIERESVLTTYTENDRSMLRYLYDCVFFVARKHTDQPSNGTLSSKDAPPDESVQKQETTTWPSAS, encoded by the exons ATGGCCGATAGTATGGGCGACACAGCGGATAGAAACGAAGAGGAGAAGTACTCGAACCGAGAGAGAAACAAATGTTCCCCAGAAGAAGAGGCACGATTGGAGAGGCAGCACTTCTGGAAAGTCATCGACGCGTTTAGGTTTTACAG GACCCACATTCACGAGCGGGTCAGCCGCACCGAGAGGCAGTTCCGCAGCCTTCCACAGCGACACCAGCGTCTCCTGTCGGGCTTCCTGCCCAAGCTGGCCAAGATCCGCCACTGTGTGGACCAGAACCATGAAATACTGCAGGCCATCGTGCGCAACTGCACCCACATGTTTGAGAATATGGAGTACGGGGAGGAT GATAACGCAAGAAAAGTGGTGCCAACGTCCACATTCGACATGGACAAGCTGAAGTCCACCATTAAGCAGTTTGTGCGTGACTGGAGTGAGGAAGGCAAAGCAGAGAGGGACACCTGCTACAAACCCCTCATAGAGGAGATCCAGAGACAGTTCCCTCCTGACCAGTG CGACGTGTCGAAGGTGAGCGTCCTGGTTCCTGGAGCGGGTCTGGGCCGTCTGGCCTGGGAGGTGGCCCGGCTGGGCTACTCCTGCCAGGGCAACGAGTGGAGCTTCTTCATGCTCTTCTCCTCCCACTTTGTCCTCAACAG GTGTGATAAAGAGAATGCTCTGACATTGTATCCCTGGGTTCACCAGTTCAGCAACAACAAGATGTCGACCGACCAGACAAGACCCGTGTTCTTCCCGGACATCAACCCCCAGAGTCTCCCGCTGGACTCGGACTTTTCCATGACGGCCGGGGACTTCCTGGAGGTGTACACGAATCCGA ATATCTGGGATTGTGTTACCACCTGTTTCTTTATCGACACTGCCCATAACATCCTTGACTATATAGAGACCATCTGGAACATTCTCAAACCTGGTGGTGTTTGGATCAATTTGG GTCCTCTTCTGTACCATTTTGAGAATATGGCCAACGAACTCTCCATCGAGCTGAGCTATGAAGAAATAAAGGATGCCATTTTGAAGTGTGGATTTCAGCTGGAG atagagagagaatcAGTGCTCACCACGTACACAGAGAATGATCGCTCCATGCTAAGGTACTTGTACGACTGTGTATTTTTCGTGGCGCGGAAACACACGGACCAGCCATCCAATGGGACTCTGTCTTCCAAAGATGCCCCGCCTGATGAATCTGTACAGAAACAAGAAACCACGACCTGGCCTTCAGCCAGTTGA